The Myxococcales bacterium genome includes the window GCAAGAAATCTCGGCGCACGTGCTCAATAAGCTGCGGCAGGTTGCCGAAGAATATTTGGGTGAGGCCGTCACCGAGGCGGTCATCACCGTTCCCGCGTATTTCGACGATGTCCAGCGCCAAGCAACGCGCGATGCTGGCGCCATCGCGGGCCTCACGGTGCGCGCGATTCTTAACGAACCAACCGCGGCCGCGCTGGCGTATGGCGTTGGGCAAAAGGATCAACGCGTCGCGGTGTTTGACCTCGGCGGCGGCACCTTTGACATTTCGGTGCTCGCCATCGAAGGCGGCGTGTTTCAGGTGCTGTCGACCTATGGCGACACGCAGCTTGGCGGCGACGATTTCGATCGCCACATCATCGAATTTCTCGCGAGCGAATTTTTATCGGAGCATGGGATCGACTTGCGCAAGGAGCCTGCTGCGCTACAGCGCCTGAAGGAAGCCGCCGAGCGCGCGAAGGTCGAATTGTCGTCGAGCATGCACACCGATATCAATCTGCCGTTTCTCGCCGTGGGGCCAAACGGCCCGATGCATATGCAACGCGACATGGGGCGAGGCGAGCTCGAGCGCATATGTAAAGACTTATTGGCAAGGCTGGAGCAGCCATGCCAAGAGGCGCTCAAGGCGGCGCGCTGCACGGCCGCCGATATCGACCAGGTGCTGCTAGTTGGCGGCATGTCGCGCATGCCTGCGGTGCAAGAGCAGGTGATCCGCATCTTTGGTAAGGCGCCATCGAAGGGCGTTAACCCCGACGAAATCGTCGCCATGGGCGCCGCCATTCACAGCGGCATCTTGGGCGGCGAAATCCAAGAGGTGACGCTGCTCGACGTGACGCCGCACAACCTGGGTGTGCGCGTCGCCGGCGACAAGATGTCGGTGCTAATTCCAGCCAACACCAGCATCCCGCATAGCGAGAGTAAGACGTTTATGACCGCGGCCGACAATCAGACCTTTGTCGCCATTGAGATCTACCAAGGGCCCAACGATGCGGCTTCGAAAAACCGCCACCTGGGACGGTTTACGCTCGGCGGCTTGCCGGAGGCGGCCAAGGGGCAAGTTCGCGTCGACG containing:
- the dnaK gene encoding molecular chaperone DnaK; the protein is MGKILGIDLGTTNSCISVLDGTNPTVIHNQEGGRTTPSMVSWTADGDVVVGAASKRQMVTNPRRTVFGVKRLIGAKMTDPQVAELVSTMPYQIVAATNGDARVSIEGQLYSAQEISAHVLNKLRQVAEEYLGEAVTEAVITVPAYFDDVQRQATRDAGAIAGLTVRAILNEPTAAALAYGVGQKDQRVAVFDLGGGTFDISVLAIEGGVFQVLSTYGDTQLGGDDFDRHIIEFLASEFLSEHGIDLRKEPAALQRLKEAAERAKVELSSSMHTDINLPFLAVGPNGPMHMQRDMGRGELERICKDLLARLEQPCQEALKAARCTAADIDQVLLVGGMSRMPAVQEQVIRIFGKAPSKGVNPDEIVAMGAAIHSGILGGEIQEVTLLDVTPHNLGVRVAGDKMSVLIPANTSIPHSESKTFMTAADNQTFVAIEIYQGPNDAASKNRHLGRFTLGGLPEAAKGQVRVDVEFMVNADGIVEVAAKNRATGISTSMKVEMTSGLEQSEVERLAESFKGRRA